ATTCCAATAtcatttttgtcctttttttttcaattccattatattttatattttattctctgttcgttcaataaattttaaatttagtctcgacacaaaatcttaaatttaatcgCTCAAAGTTAACGTTTATTGAAGtgagttaaataataataataataattttgatgcacgtataaattactaaatttattaaaattattgaaaatatataatttaaaattttcaataacaaataaataatatcaaagtTATGGCCCAAAATCACTCATCCAAAGACTTTTGGTAAGTACTTAAAAACAATATGGGCCAAAACTcattatttttcaatgaaTTTTAGGTTAGGGATACAAcgtaaataatatttaaattctatttgggtccatatactttttttttaattgttttgttttgatttttagcCTTTCATATATTCcattcaaattgttttctatttttactaTCTAAATAAAACGTAAGTCGATTTCAAGACGTCTGCTGCATGAATGAAGTCTCTTTTTCCATTAGAGATGATTTTCCCGCTACAATTACTATTTATTCCGTTCTAcgtctaaaaatatattagctTGGTGGGTGATTGGGCTAATGTGTGAGTTGAGTTTCTACTAAGAGCATTTGCAACCATATCATATTGCCCATATGATATAATATCTCATAATCCTACCTGTTTACTCACTTTAGCGGTGAAGatttgagttttcttttaatataagtAGTTCCTCCAAAACTTCAAGGAAAAGACCACGACCGCTATTTTGATATCGTGTGTCTAGCAATTACACTTATGAGTTCTTTCGTCTCATCCTGAGTCGAGTTCGTATTGGCCAAACCAAGagcttctatttttcttttaacgaGAGTAGATTTAACCGTTTCAATAAAACCAACCTCTTTAGGGAAAGAGTAAGTTGCACTCATACCCCGTTTCTCGTCCTTATCTCTATCCTCCCACTCAATTTTGGGtctctttctctcattttcaccctttgattttcattttcccaATACTCCACAAGGAaaacagaggagagagagtgtgtgtgagaagattaataaaattaactttttattttattttattttttttttattattattttttttttttacagctAGCTactttagtaaaaaaaaaaaaaaagaaaaggggtaaaatatataattttgacataaattaataaataaattgaagtaATTCCTATAACTCAAGgatttaagattaaaattttaaaacacaaccaaatgaaaaagagaaaaagagtatttttctctaaaatatataataagattGGAAATTGTATAGTTTGTATACATAATCTATATTTgagattaattttatatttaaaaactacttttaatccattgaagaacattaaattttttgttggtGGTTGaacctacaaaaaaaaaaataataataataataataataataaaatcttcaaattttaaaaaacacgTTTTAGTTGATGTTGGGTtggataattaaaaattaattcttcaCATTttataacaagaaaaaaaaaaactttaatactACTCAActttttataacaaattattcgagaattaatctaaatttcaaattagaaagtaaaaattataataataagaaaaacctCAAATATTCTTACactttataataatcttaaaattagggttgaataatgatgaaagtccactaatttagggaataagggtttataatgaaagaatactctctccattgctATGacgcattttggggaagctggAAGCAAAgcgtgaacaatatcataatattgtagagagtcgtgattcttaacatggtatcaaagtcatgtcaatagaatcgaacaaagggtgtacacCCAATTCaaaccttttggggaagcccaaagcaaagctgaCGTGGACCCAATTCCGAAttcaaacagaaaaaaatttaacccaatcCAATTCTTATAATCTGAGTTAAATAGTTGGAATGGGTCGGattattgaatgaaaaaaagaaaaagaaaaagaaaaatgagataaTTGCAAATGTGAAGGTACAGGAATTAAATTGCaataaaatgtaaaagaaaaaagaaaaataaagaaaaggaaaggaaagaagacTGAAAATCTTTAGTTGTGGTGTGGCATCCACCACGTACCGTCGTACTACTGGTCGGTGCACAGATTTTCTATCTTACTCCCAAAAGCTTAAATAAACACACATTTACTCTTTAACAAACACTCTTAAATTCCCACGCATTTTCATTTCCCCTTCATACCAATTTCTCATTATGCACTCCTTCGCCGGCGGCTGGCCTGCCGTCGCCACCGCCAAACCCCTCTGCTACTCCTGCAAGTCTGCACCCGCTGCCCTCTTCTGCCGCCACGACGCCGCTTTCCTCTGCCTTCGCTGCGACGACCAAATCCACTCCCACACCACCGGCACGCGCCACCCACGTGTCTGGCTCTGCGAGGTCTGCGAGCAAGCTCCTGCTACCATCACCTGCAATGCCGACGCCGCCGCTCTCTGTCCCTCTTGCGATGCCGACATCCACTCTGTTAACCCCCTTGCTCGCCGCCACGATCGCTCTGCTATCCAACCCTTCTACGACTCACCCCCCTCCGCCTCCGTTGCCTCTGTCTTCAAATTCCTCCTCCCGACTCAACACCAACACGACGTCGGACACCCTGATTTGAAATCAGAGGACATCTTCTTCTCCGATATGGATTCTTTGATCGATTTCGATTACCCAACTGCCGGCGACGGAGTTGTGCCTGATCAATCCAATCCCGGAACAGAGTCCACTACGCAACCCGCCGATTACTCCACCGGAAACTTCTGCGGTTTCGAGCTCTGTAGTACTCGATCTAAACTCGACACCATTAGCTACCCATCTCATAATCTTAGCCATAGCGTAATTTTCTCTCAaacccatttcttttttattaaaaaaNaaaaaaaaaaaaaaaaaaaaaaaaaaaaaaaaaaaaaaaacttgccCAATTAATTTGCTCTGTTTTCGTCGCTGCTGCTCTGTTTTACTCTGTTCCACTCTGTTTTGCTCTGTTCCGTTTCAGGTCTCGTCGTCTTCCTTAGACGTGGTTGCTGTGCCAGATCGGAACACGGCCTCCGACGCGTCGTATCCAGCGGGACAAACAGCACTTCCTACGACGGAGAAGGTGGTCCAATTACGGGGAATGGATCGGGAGGCGAGGGTGTTGAGGtacagagagaagaagaaaaatcggAAATTTGAGAAGACGATTCGGTACGCTTCAAGGAAAGCTTATGCGGAAATCCGGCCAAGGGTTAAAGGGCGGTTCGTTAAACGGAGTGAAATGAAGTCGGAAATGGAAAGAATGTACGCCGGAGCCGGCGTGGGGTACATGTCGAGGGACGGCCAATACGGCGTCGTGCCAAGCCTTATAGTTTGAGTGTTCGGAGTGGGGCCTGTGAGGGGAATTTGAGAGATCCTGTGTGTTGGTTTTTTAGCCTTCAGGATCTGATTTGGAATATAATTCCCatgtaatttcaaataattttcaattcaaactccaacaaaaataattgtttaaagGATAaatcatttctatttttggaTTGCATTATTTTGGTCGACTCTAAACTAATgaccaaaat
The nucleotide sequence above comes from Cucurbita pepo subsp. pepo cultivar mu-cu-16 chromosome LG11, ASM280686v2, whole genome shotgun sequence. Encoded proteins:
- the LOC111804864 gene encoding zinc finger protein CONSTANS-LIKE 5-like, which gives rise to MHSFAGGWPAVATAKPLCYSCKSAPAALFCRHDAAFLCLRCDDQIHSHTTGTRHPRVWLCEVCEQAPATITCNADAAALCPSCDADIHSVNPLARRHDRSAIQPFYDSPPSASVASVFKFLLPTQHQHDVGHPDLKSEDIFFSDMDSLIDFDYPTAGDGVVPDQSNPGTESTTQPADYSTGNFCGFELCSTRSKLDTISYPSHNLSHSVSSSSLDVVAVPDRNTASDASYPAGQTALPTTEKVVQLRGMDREARVLRYREKKKNRKFEKTIRYASRKAYAEIRPRVKGRFVKRSEMKSEMERMYAGAGVGYMSRDGQYGVVPSLIV